In Toxoplasma gondii ME49 chromosome X, whole genome shotgun sequence, a single genomic region encodes these proteins:
- a CDS encoding BT1 family protein (encoded by transcript TGME49_225140~Predicted trans-membrane domain (TMHMM2.0):35-58:67-90:121-142:146-169:175-198:212-235:247-267:281-304:323-346:360-383) encodes MAVLAFFLIMTQASFNDLLCEGAYTRQMAEKPQTGAALTSFVWLCSCLGSLLAAVWVGPIIDYVSFRVVLIPFLFLTTQQLFVTVWPWPFKKWKEHGGLLREQYVPVGSRVMGEKFRQHRRLFMCAIVLSLLAVGSVVAGLFNDDQQIIGFSYALFAGISMVGMLWFTLPMTLFKPILYLFLSRFLLPNIGSQVTYWLRSGPDCVERGPNFSWTFLLTLTSILQAIFGFLGVMLFQRFVSKWTFRKAFWITSLLTCLTSIFDVTMIYRWNIDYLGIPDKVWYFCSAAIIEEVISMWAFMPSCVLISRLCPRQVESTMYAVVAGVNNFGSSLAKYMGNFLSVYLLGIKTMNDEQSSCNFDNLGLAVIIASGIFPLLPLALTFFLVPNVGMDVQFGDSSFEEKNETLDYQIQPAEGERTQQPSDDSKNRDTLSPPLRSTADCKSEGASGSAQDEPFDLDPLKENEELLECGTPPQQPHLSRMQTMASSEADHVNSQPGTFAASLRQAPVI; translated from the exons ATGGCAGTCTTGGCGTTCTTTTTGATTATGACACAAGCTTCGTTCAACGACCTTCTGTGCGAGGGCGCTTATACGCGCCAAATGGCAGAAAAGCCCCAGACGGGCGCTGCCTTAACGTCCTTTGTCTGGCTATGCTCCTGCCTGGGAAGCCTACTGGCGGCAGTGTGGGTCGGACCAATCATCGATTATGTTTCCTTTCGAGTCGTCCTCAtaccttttctcttcctcactACCCAGCAACTCTTTGTCACTGTCTGGCCGTGGCCATTCAAAAAGTGGAAAGAACATGGCGGCTTGCTTCGAGAGCAGTATGTCCCAGTTGGCTCTCGCGTCATG GGTGAAAAGTTTCGGCAACACAGGAGGCTCTTCATGTGCGCAATCGTTTTGAGTTTATTAGCAGTGGGGTCTGTCGTTGCAGGCCTTTTTAATGACGACCAGCAGATTATCGGCTTCAGTTACGCGCTTTTCGCAGGAATTTCTATGGTGGGGATGCTGTGGTTTACGCTCCCCATGACGTTGTTCAAGCCGATACTCTACCTATTCCTAAGTCGCTTTTTGCTACCGAATATCGGGTCTCAGGTGACCTATTGGCTGCGAAGCGGTCCGGACTGTGTCGAGCGTGGACCGAACTTCAGCTGGACATTTCTGTTGACCTTGACGTCGATTCTACAAGCTATCTTCGGATTCCTTGGCGTTATGCTCTTTCAAAGATTCGTCAGCAAATGGACTTTTCGCAAGGCCTTCTGGATTACGTCCCTTCTGACCTGTCTCACTTCAATTTTCGATGTTACCATGATATATCGATGGAATATCGATTATCTGGGAATCCCAGACAAAGTCTGGTATTTCTGCAGTGCCGCAATTATTGAAGAGGTGATTAGCATGTGGGCGTTCATGCCTTCGTGTGTCCTGATTTCCCGCCTGTGTCCACGACAGGTCGAAAGTACTATGTACGCCGTCGTCGCTGGCGTCAACAACTTTGGAAGTTCGCTGGCCAAGTATATGGGCAACTTCCTTTCGGTGTACCTGTTGGGCATAAAAACGATGAACGACGAGCAAAGCAGCTGCAATTTTGACAACCTTGGCCTTGCTGTCATCATAGCATCTGGAATTTTCCCCTTGCTGCCTCTGGCGCTGAcattcttcctcgttcccaATGTTGGAATGGATGTCCAGTTTGGTGACTCGAGTTttgaggaaaaaaacgaaacgtTAGACTACCAAATTCAGCcagcagagggagaacgaaCGCAACAGCCTTCCGACGACTCTAAAAACCGGGACACGCTGTCACCTCCACTAAGATCGACAGCAGATTGCAAGTCCGAAGGAGCTTCAGGCTCAGCCCAGGACGAACCATTTGACTTAGACCCactgaaggaaaacgaggaacttCTTGAGTGTGGCACTCCGCCCCAGCAGCCTCACCTCAGTCGTATGCAAACAATGGCCTCTTCGGAAGCAGACCACGTGAACAGCCAACCGGGAAccttcgctgcttccctTCGCCAGGCGCCAGTCATCTAA
- a CDS encoding hypothetical protein (encoded by transcript TGME49_225150~Signal peptide predicted by SignalP 2.0 HMM (probability 0.900) with cleavage site probability 0.811 at residue 21~Predicted trans-membrane domain (TMHMM2.0):608-631:637-660): MRTQWQLLAFMWICGVHSCAGSPPHRGTGFVTFNSSEILLGKDVGRRWLPRAQQEYLSPPHAVAFVQVTEERRGRIGNLLQRAADFITRRNLVTEEETQAAIDEHVRTKDGLNLGILSCTSYPSERTRKKVDRFCNEFPRGSQLISLCHRLEHWLLQKLDHLKTSCKSGVAECLQQLRLPLTQTALVGLYSDEGDDELYKLRRPDLPQVDLSVLYSGEDAVSPLFKETVGASFSVSVYGQERVEGIVSAKQVSALPPERRHRLLLSLLAYFLLDLRSIPLVDPMLITLLLRLTTSGCGRTEKRKVEVEARGRKRPIKVKGKRVMLVAWSELIKHMVGIGDCSSFSSAPNCVLLTTFLHWQQQVTEQLNKVSVGQGDEREADPKGDTNAAEHTQADEKLHKLAAKVLRRVERTLLLVNSMMQIKFKWLINFLGNHKSSRNLLLKVAKKLANKTFGLSTVSRKAEKDAKKLAMPLAARYGIVLFYKVQKEGEVLVSTGKQGLGKLVGQLVRTTLKQMWGLDTDIKAKKRNGQSLIQKASKASTVVSFRKMLQAAGKPVGVRWIPRHSLHFPCDSRFVRQMKAYIFPGNFSHCDEAHISLIQTGTGGLSKKLVTGGAGLVAIIFGISGVVSGGISMIFPALFIIGGLCLCLYSVISSLQDLGIVPRLGDHQSAGTEDHEPLEEGDESPDEELIG, from the exons ATGAGGACCCAGTGGCAGCTGCTGGCCTTCATGTGGATATGCGGCGTCCACAGTTGTGCTGGTTCCCCACCCCACCGAG GTACAGGTTTCGTAACTTTCAACTCGTCAGAGATTCTCTTGGGGAAAGATGTCGGTCGCCGGTGGCTGCCGCGTGCGCAGCAGGAATATCTGTCGCCTCCGCATGCGGTTGCGTTCGTGCAAgtgacagaagagagaagg GGGAGGATTGGGAATCTCCTACAAAGAGCGGCGGATTTCATTACAAGAAGGAATCTCGTgacggaagaggaaacacaggcAGCCATTGATGAACATGTCAGGACGAAGGACGGATTGAATTTAG GCATCCTCAGCTGCACCTCGTATCCTAGCGAGAGAACTCGCAAGAAAGTGGATCGGTTCTGCAATGAGTTTCCCCGCGGAAGCCAGCTCATCAGCCTCTGCCATAGGCTTGAGCATTGGCTTCTTCAAAAGTTAGACCACCTGAAGACCAGTTGCAAGAGCGGCGTTGCAG AATGCCTGCAGCAACTGCGCTTACCCTTGACGCAGACGGCCTTGGTAGGCCTCTACAGTGACGAGG GTGATGATGAGTTGTACAAACTCCGTCGCCCTGACCTGCCACAGGTAGATCTCTCTGTTCTGTACAGTGGTGAAGacgctgtttctcctctctttaAGGAGACGGTCGGGGCATCTTTCAGCGTGTCCGTCTACGGCCAAGAGAGGGTCGAGGGCATTGTCAGCGCCAAACAGGTGTCGGCTCTGCCGCCAGAACGGCGACACCGACTGTTGCTG AGCCTTCTTGCCTATTTTCTACTCGATTTGCGAAGCATTCCACTAGTTGATCCAATGCTGATCACCCTTCTACTACGGTTAACCACGAGCGGTTGCGGCAGAACGGAAAAGCGGAAAGTCGAAGTCGAAGCAAGAGGCAGGAAAAGACCTATCAAAGTGAAGGGAAAGCGCGTAATGCTCGTCGCCTGGTCCGAGCTTATCAAGCACATGGTCGGAATCGGAGACTGTTCATCCTTCTCTTCGGCCCCTAACTGCGTCCTTTTAACGACCTTTCTGCATTGGCAGCAGCAGGTGACTGAGCAACTGAATAAGGTATCTGTCGGGCAaggcgacgaaagagaggctGACCCTAAAGGTGACACGAATGCTGCCGAACACACCCAGGCCGATGAAAAACTCCATAAACTGGCGGCCAAAGTCCTACGGCGCGTTGAACGCACACTCCTTCTCG TGAACTCAATGATGCAGATAAAGTTCAAGTGGCTCATTAACTTCCTTGGGAATCACAAGTCGTCGCGGAATCTGCTCCTGAAAGTGGCTAAAAAGCTGGCCAATAAAACCTTCGGATTGAGTACAGTGTCAAGGAAAGCTGAAAAGGATGCGAAGAAGCTTGCGATGCCTCTTGCAGCCCGATATGGTATCGTTCTGTTCTACAAGGTGCAAAAGGAGGGCGAAGTTCTTGTTTCAACAGGGAAACAAGGTTTGGGAAAACTGGTGGGTCAGCTGGTCCGCACGACATTGAAGCAAATGTGGGGATTAGACACAGACATCAAAGCCAAGAAGCGCAACGGACAGTCACTGATACAGAAAGCATCAAAGGCGTCTACAGTCGTCAGCTTTAGGAAGATGTTGCAGGCCGCTGGAAAACCCGTAGGAGTGAGGTGGATCCCTCGTCATTCACTGCACTTCCCTTGCGACAGCCGATTTGTAAGACAGATGAAGGCTTATATCTTTCCAGGGAATTTTTCACACTGTGACGAAGCCCACATATCTCTCATTCAAACTGGAACAGGAGGCTTGTCAAAGAAGTTAGTTACCGGAGGAGCTGGACTCGTCGCTATAATCTTTGGGATTTCCGGTGTGGTGTCTGGAGGGATATCCATGATATTCCCTGCCTTATTTATTATTGGgggtctctgcctctgtctttACAGTGTCATTTCCTCGCTGCAGGACCTCGGCATAGTGCCTCGTCTCGGTGACCACCAGTCGGCGGGAACAGAGGACCATGAACCCTTAGAGGAGGGAGATGAGTCTCCCGATGAGGAATTAATCGGATGA
- a CDS encoding hypothetical protein (encoded by transcript TGME49_225170), whose product MEAPLDNASVKKKPAEPVADRFSYPLVIGSAIIGVVAALFSFCIGLYVTYVCWTDLNGGILFTGRACTLHQRVVGPVAITFGLFGVSATVFILSQGFITPQVLVATLDSLGGGGPAVAWNWVDTSHR is encoded by the exons ATGGAAGCTCCACTGGACAACGCAAGCGTGAAAAAAAAACCAGCAGAACCGGTGGCTGATC GTTTCTCATACCCTCTTGTCATCGGTAGTGCTATCAtcggcgtcgtcgctgcccttttctccttctgtatTGGTCTGTATGTCACCTACGTTTGCTGGACAGATCTTAACGGAG GCATTCTCTTCACGGGTCGCGCGTGCACATTGCACCAAAGAGTTGTCGGTCCAGTGGCCATTACGTTCGGACTCTTTGGAGTTAGCGCAACGGTATTCATTCTTTCGCAAGGATTTATCACTCCCCAAGTTCTCGTGGCTACCCTGGACTCTCTCGGCGGCGGCGGTCCAGCCGTGGCGTGGAACTGGGTAGACACGTCCCATCGGTGA
- a CDS encoding hypothetical protein (encoded by transcript TGME49_225160~Predicted trans-membrane domain (TMHMM2.0):20-43:135-153), whose product MDAQRSSRFQQVKASIIQLVYWCLLNATMVLPIFCVVVCMVIANNVAGMDAGDKIRPSGEGAGNKVTHSQSEPHFGGPHAIEAPLQAARRDDRKTSNEEIHKQSASDDTTHLELVRLRTEKKKQPGGVTPWLRRRWIYAAGVATAVLLGAYGFRQFRERRQRRDQEARTLAMAARYLQGRAEASRRIERELQKKERDASWFLPNARNAEIVSKGTPRHEKEKADKQALERIVEMLETQRMRVAKSEEELRAARSLLIRENPQLATISLTEQEEADAAERGRVTEARGFLNYYLPETEKLEDDLVPEMREFAGAALQAPRGTSERREFLKKALSTAKERTSRRVWIYVSGVANDLPTTVGVQASRLEERLGTSQELQPEYVAVAERKLDQLSEPEISHSDTQ is encoded by the coding sequence ATGGACGCGCAGCGTTCAAGTCGATTCCAGCAGGTCAAAGCATCGATCATTCAACTCGTCTATTGGTGCCTACTGAATGCTACCATGGTGCTTCCGATATTTTGTGTAGTTGTATGTATGGTAATCGCCAATAATGTCGCCGGAATGGACGCAGGCGACAAGATCCGGCCTTCTGGAGAAGGGGCCGGGAATAAAGTCACTCACTCGCAAAGCGAACCCCATTTTGGCGGGCCGCATGCCATTGAGGCACCACTACAGGCCGCGAGAAGAGATGACAGAAAGACATCGAATGAGGAGATACACAAACAATCAGCGAGTGATGACACAACCCATTTGGAACTTGTCCGCCTtcgaacagaaaagaagaagcaaccgGGGGGCGTCACGCCATGGCTAAGACGACGCTGGATTTATGCCGCCGGTGTTGCTACGGCTGTGCTACTGGGAGCTTACGGATTCCGACAATTTCGTGAgcggcggcagcgacgcGACCAGGAGGCCAGAACTCTTGCAATGGCTGCAAGATACTTGCAGGGCCGCGCGGAAGCATCGAGGAGGATTGAGAGAGAActtcagaagaaggaacgagatGCTAgttggtttcttccgaatGCTAGGAACGCCGAGATCGTCTCCAAGGGCACGCCACGacacgagaaagagaaggcagacaagCAAGCATTAGAACGGATTGTCGAAATGTTAGAGACCCAGCGAATGAGAGTTGCtaaaagcgaagaggaatTACGTGCTGCACGCAGTCTCCTCATCAGGGAAAATCCTCAACTAGCCACAATTTCTTTGAccgaacaggaagaagcagacgccgccGAACGTGGACGAGTGACTGAAGCAAGAGGTTTCTTGAATTATTACCTTCCAGAGACCGAGAAGTTGGAAGACGATTTAGTACCTGAAATGCGTGAGTTCGCGGGTGCAGCGTTGCAAGCACCGAGGGGCACGTCTGAACGACGCGAGTTTTTAAAGAAGGCATTGAGTACTGCTAAGGAGAGGACATCTAGAAGGGTGTGGATTTACGTTTCGGGAGTAGCCAATGACCTACCGACAACTGTGGGTGTACAGGCCTCTCGTTTAGAAGAGCGCCTTGGGACGAGTCAGGAACTTCAACCGGAGTACGTCGCTGTGGCCGAACGGAAATTAGACCAGCTGAGCGAGCCGGAAATTTCACACTCAGATACTCAATAA
- a CDS encoding hypothetical protein (encoded by transcript TGME49_225130): MAARRARGLPSFHPLRGSFSRCLTRRTVSPVSLSRSSLCSSALASSFFARAPSLSSPASLAFSLSLPDAFSPRLVSLPGDSAEFAVSAASSGVSFASSPKACSPFVSGARRLFSCSRLASHRKQEGPPVSRPCVRRHWASSPSRDSFFALSCLCPSLPPVVSSTATALPPRHWSPRAMPLALSSFASFSASSFSGRSSASASSSAAHSYVSSPSSGAEAVALLRRLSLRKSLSSLPAPSGDPRHPSPAPPRLHAETPQLSVLLAQCFSDRHSLQTEAVLSLLHSALLLRVSSSQLLAGLAEELEFRLIRTMSLDNLCAVLSAYSFFFPVSIHLSAGRTAPDPPAPVKRMLALLKKEMERLLNEGSLRDSAARPTENAQDAGPARQAVRRDWGVHTPAAVTKASLVAALAALGRLGVKNGDKLLSALQNELCLLLARERFRDLPGELRAARGKAPAGASGEECQRMQQRETELENERLSGDLPFSSASQAAVCSAPSLSPRSTTGVFSSPFISSSSGPASASPSSVSSASSAGVESDSAVRRRLQDSGTLAAALLTLRVENLPLIRLLVEEVSACLDRLGQTLEATLGQSSSSSPSSSSFLPAFPLSREEKEESAALGQTEEDVALLCRTVEAVFRLCAEYGHPVEPLRSSLWRLERDSCLLEKGLAHADLLRLLSALWEEEVSFSLSSPRSRQTKEGGNSGEKEARDTFESLRLSKGPSERTADGSAAAVWRQGGSDFPSASLLFFLRFLPALASARDEAFDTLSPRNLLLLLGSLSISTKHLRTRARSASPPELLGLLNETMGKQRVSLASKVPPASSPQSSLSSPASSSLSSSSPSSSSLSSSSLSSSSRLSSSLCAASSFLGEAGESTTHGGGTALHLVAPELSDAREARFASASQTPFGCSSAERELENGRTQMEKTEELLQELAEALARAATARAIDATAADLLLGLAAVERLECHETGLPFSGASWSPTPSFSFLGDCFLRALLRQWKLGKGRALFRDISQSQHLLRLLEVLDVSEKAGPLREALRQPRSREATRNSQACLSLGAKPHHESKEAEDEDDAPPEETPKLQSNRDLLADTSAENRRSLRLLDRSSLPFLDDEDFPRSHSTSRLLQREKRPGGRGRRGVSDSPHDDEGEGDSCEETAEWRETLGAARPLQRDMEHEGRVLALLDDSYAAVSACPGRSDCFSSSSSSASSMRQPRSRPQTCHKGRETALDSTLEEDEEAPFSFRSLSSSSLLFADEGVENALPQSAARGDKAKNRPQETLPKRGTETEFQAARGNRGSDGSKGRFPESDGYVRDAQGRLREWWEVSEQARSVHGGKRKRRAGTKAQNRGSDKKGLRAESGRGVLTGTSSKQKYKARRQEDKQAAQAFFLHA; encoded by the exons ATGGCAGCTCGCCGCGCGAGGGGCCTCCCCTCCTTCCACCCTCTTCGGGGAtccttctcgcgctgccTCACGCGGCGAACAGTGTctccggtctctctctcgaggtcgtctctctgttcctccgctcttgcttcctcttttttcgctcgtgctccttccttgtcttctccagcttccctagctttttcgctttctctgcccgacgcgttttctcctcgcctggTCAGTTTGCCGGGCGACTCTGCAGAGTTCGCTGtgtctgcggcttcttctggtgtgtctttcgcttcgtctccgaaAGCCTGTTCTCCTTTTGTGAGTGGAGCTCGACGGCTTTTTTCCTGCTCTCGCCTTGCCTCGCATAGGAAACAAGAGGGTCCCCCCGTGTCTCGTCCTTGCGTTCGCCGCCACTGggcctcttcgccttcgcgcgattcgtttttcgctctctcctgtctctgtccttcccTGCCTCCGGTCGTCTCGTCGACAGCTACCGCTCTCCCCCCTCGCCACTGGTCACCTCGTGCAATGCCTCTCGCCTTGTCGTCATTTGCatcgttttctgcctcttctttctccggtcgctcctctgcgtctgcttcatCGTCTGCTGCCCATTCCTacgtttcttccccttcttccggAGCAGAGGCAGTggcgcttctgcgtcgtctttctcttcgaaagagtctctcctctctccccgcaCCCTCAGGCGATCCCAGGCATCCCTCGCCCGCGCCTCCAcgcctgcatgcggagaCACCCCAGCTTTCCGTCCTCCTGGCGCAGTGCTTCTCCGACCGTCACAGTCTGCAGACCGAGgccgtcttgtctctcctccactctgcgcttcttctccgcgtctcctcctcgcaGCTCCTCGCTGGGTTGGCTGAGGAACTCGAGTTCCGCCTCATTCGCACGATGAGCCTGGACAACTTGTGCGCCGTCCTCAGCGCCTacagcttcttctttccggtATCGATACACCTCAGCGCAGGCCGGACGGCGCCGGATCCGCCAGCGCCCGTCAAGCGCATGCTCGCACTCTTGAAAAAGGAAATGGAACGCCTTTTGAACGAAGGCAGTCTGCGAGACTCTGCAGCCAGGCCGACGGAGAACGCCCAGGACGCGGGGCCTGCACGACAGGCCGTGCGAAGAGactggggtgtacatacacccgcgGCCGTGACCAAAGCCAGTTTGGTCGCCGCCCTCGCGGCTCTCGGCCGTCTCGGTGTGAAGAATGGCGACAAGCTGCTGTCCGCGCTCCAGAACGAATTGTGTCTTCTGCTTGCGAGAGAACGCTTTCGGGATCTTCCGGGAGAACTCCGTGCAGCCAGAGGGAAAGCACCTGCAGGCGCCAGTGGAGAAGAATgccaacgcatgcagcagagggagacggaacTGGAGAACGAACGTCTCAGCGGAGATTTGcccttctcgtctgcctctcaaGCTGCAGTCTGCAGtgctccctctctgtctccacgttCGACGACTGgggtcttttcttctccttttatttcatcttcttctggtCCTGCTTCCGCGTCCccgtcttctgtttcgtctgcctcttcagCTGGTGTGGAAAGCGATTCAGCGGTCCGGCGTAGACTTCAAGACTCTGGAACCTTGGCCGCTGCTCTGCTCACCTTGCGCGTTGAAAACCTTCCTCTCATTCGGCTTCTCGTCGAGGAAGTATCCGCCTGTCTAGATCGTCTAGGGCAGACCCTCGAGGCGACTCTCGGACagtcatcttcttcttctccttcctcctcttcgtttcttcccgcgtttcctctcagtcgagaggagaaagaagaaagcgcagCACTGGggcaaacagaagaagacgttgCATTACTCTGTCGGACTGTGGAGGCAGTCTTTCGTCTGTGCGCAGAGTATGGG CACCCTGTCGAGCCTCTTCGGTCCTCTCTTtggagactcgagagagacagctgtctcctggAAAAGGGCCTGGCACATGCAGATTTGCTGCGCctgctttctgctctctggGAAGAGGAAGTGAGCTTTTCACTTTCGTCGCCGCGCTcaagacagacgaaggaagggGGGAACAgtggcgagaaagaggcacGAGATACTTTCGAAAGCCTCCGACTAAGTAAAGGCCCAAGCGAAAGAACAGCAGACGGAAGCGCGGCTGCTgtgtggagacagggaggaagCGATTTCCCTTCagcctcgcttcttttctttcttcgcttcctccctgctctggcgtctgcgagagacgaggcCTTTGACACTCTTTCTCCGCGGaacctgcttcttcttctgggatctctctcgatctccACGAAGCACCTGCGTACACGTGCCCGCTCGGCTTCTCCGCCTGAGCTTCTCGGACTTTTGAATGAGACCATGGGGAAACAAcgcgtctccctcgcgtCTAAAGT tccccccgcttcttctcctcagtcctctctttcctcccctgcttcctcctctctgtcttcttcctccccttcttcttcctctctgtcttcttcctctctgtcttcttcctctcggttgtcctcttctttgtGCGCCGCGTCTTCGTTCCTGGGGGAAGCAGGCGAATCGACGACGCATGGAGGCGGAACAGCGCTTCACCTGGTTGCCCCCGAGCTGTCCGACGCCCGCGAGGCGCGtttcgcctctgcttctcaaACGCCTTTCGGCTGCTCTAGCGCGGAGCGAGAGCTAGAGAACGGGAGGACGCAGATGGAGAAAACTGAAGAGCTGCTTCAAGAACTCGCAGAAGCGCTTGCTCGCGCAGCGACAGCACGAGCGATCGACGCCACAGCCGccgatcttcttctcggcctcgCGGCTGTGGAGAGACTGGAGTGCCATGAG acaggtcttcctttttctggagCGTCTTGGAGTCCgacgccttccttctcctttctgggAGACTGCTTTCTTCGAGCTCTCCTTCGCCAGTGGAAACTCGGCAAAGGTCGGGCGCTCTTCAGAGACATTTCGCAGAGTCAAcatctcctccgtcttctg GAGGTACTGGATGTGAGCGAGAAAGCTGGGCCGCTTCGGGAGGCGCTAAGACAACCGCGAAGCCGTGAGGCGACGCGCAACAGTCAAGCGTGTCTTTCGCTAGGCGCCAAGCCACACCACGAGagcaaagaagcagaagacgaggatgACGCGCCTCCTGAGGAGACGCCAAAACTGCAGAGCAACCGTGATCTTCTCGCCGACACGAGCGCCGAAAACAGACGAAGTTTGAGGCTTCTCGATCGgagttctctgcctttcttggACGACGAAGACTTCCCTCGCTCCCACTCCacttctcgtctcctgcagcgagagaaacggccAGGCGGTCGAGGCCGACGGGGGGTGTCCGACTCTCCACAtgacgacgaaggcgaaggggacagctgcgaggagacagcggagtggagagagacccTGGGGGCGGCGCGGCCTCTGCAAAGGGACATGGAACACGAAGGGCGCGTTCTGGCGCTCCTGGATGACTCCTACGCAGCCGTGTCTGCATGCCCTGGACGGAGTGAttgtttctcttcgagttcttcctccgcttcgtcGATGAGACAACCGCGCTCGCGACCGCAGACCTGCCATAAGGGTCGTGAGACGGCGCTCGACAGCACgctcgaggaagacgaagaggcgcccttctccttcaggtccctctcttcctcctccctgTTGTTCGCTGATGAGGGTGTGGAGAACGCGCTTCCTCAGAGCGCTGCAAGGGGGGACAAGGCGAAAAACCGCCCGCAAGAAACACTGCCAAAGCGTGGAACAGAAACGGAGTTCCAGGCAGCCAGAGGGAACCGTGGCTCCGACGGGAGTAAGGGAAGATTTCCGGAAAGTGACGG CTACGTGAGAGACGCCCAAGGGAGACTGCGTGAATGGTGGGAGGTCAGCGAGCAGGCTCGCTCGGTGCACGGCGGCAAAAGAAAACGGCGAGC CGGGACAAAAGCCCAGAATAGAGGCTCAGACAAGAAGGGCCTAAGAGCCGAGAGTGGTCGGGGTGTGTTGACAGGGACGTCGTCGAAGCAGAAGTACAAGGCACGGCGACAAGAAGACAAACAAGCAGCTCAGGCAtttttcttgcatgcatga